From Medicago truncatula cultivar Jemalong A17 chromosome 7, MtrunA17r5.0-ANR, whole genome shotgun sequence, a single genomic window includes:
- the LOC11436339 gene encoding uncharacterized protein, producing MSYMDLRPSIFTTNCFFLFLILTLPYFSREALDTEIYEIDYRGPETHSFVPPPDHSHGKPHSAHDKSSAAATKATGFTGIDHATMKQKVKKFHG from the exons ATGTCATACATGGATCTAAGACCCTCCATCTTCACCACCAattgtttctttctctttctcatacTCACTCTCCCATATTTCTCTAGAG AAGCATTGGATACAGAAATTTATGAGATCGATTATAGAGGTCCTGAGACTCACTCGTTTGTGCCTCCACCTGATCATTCCCATGGTAAGCCTCATTCAGCTCATGACAAGAGCTCTGCAGCTGCAACAAAAGCTACGGGTTTTACGGGTATTGATCATGCTACCATGAAACAAAAG